In a genomic window of Rhodothermales bacterium:
- a CDS encoding UDP-glucuronic acid decarboxylase family protein, translating to MKRTLVTGGAGFLGSHLCDRFIQEGHEVLCVDNFITGRPDNIAHLIGNPQFTFIELDITNYIYVEGPLDYILHFASPASPVDYLKYPIQTLKVGALGTHKALGLAKAKGARFLSASTSEVYGDPLVHPQSEEYWGNVNPIGLRGVYDEAKRFAEAMTMAYHRYHGVDTRLVRIFNTYGPRMRLDDGRALPTFMKQALNGESITVYGDGSQTRSFCYVDDLIEGIYRLLMSDETGPVNIGNPDEITILDFAREVISLTGSPSEVIFKNLPDDDPKVRQPDISKAKRILNWTPQIERREGLRRTLAYFRKEEAALPQH from the coding sequence TTCCTGGGATCGCACTTATGCGATCGGTTTATCCAGGAAGGGCATGAAGTCCTCTGTGTGGACAACTTCATCACAGGCCGGCCCGATAACATCGCGCACCTGATCGGCAACCCCCAGTTCACGTTTATCGAGCTGGACATTACAAACTACATCTACGTGGAGGGCCCGCTGGATTATATCTTGCATTTTGCAAGCCCCGCCTCACCAGTAGATTACCTGAAATATCCCATCCAGACGCTCAAAGTGGGCGCCCTGGGCACGCACAAGGCGCTTGGCCTGGCCAAGGCCAAAGGCGCTCGCTTCCTCAGCGCGTCTACGAGCGAAGTCTACGGAGACCCACTCGTACACCCGCAGTCTGAAGAATACTGGGGCAACGTCAATCCCATCGGGCTGCGAGGCGTCTACGACGAGGCCAAACGCTTCGCGGAGGCTATGACCATGGCCTATCATCGCTATCACGGTGTCGATACGCGGCTCGTTCGCATCTTCAACACCTACGGTCCGCGGATGCGGCTGGACGACGGCCGGGCACTCCCGACCTTCATGAAGCAGGCGCTCAACGGCGAATCCATCACCGTGTACGGCGACGGCAGCCAGACACGTTCGTTCTGTTATGTCGATGATCTTATCGAAGGCATCTATCGCTTGCTGATGAGCGACGAGACGGGCCCGGTGAACATCGGCAACCCGGACGAGATCACGATTCTCGATTTCGCCCGCGAGGTGATCTCCCTCACCGGGAGCCCGAGCGAAGTGATTTTCAAGAATCTTCCCGATGACGACCCCAAAGTGCGCCAGCCGGATATCAGCAAAGCGAAGCGGATATTGAACTGGACGCCTCAGATCGAGCGTCGAGAAGGACTGCGGCGAACACTGGCCTATTTCCGTAAGGAAGAAGCCGCACTGCCCCAGCACTGA